Proteins encoded within one genomic window of Flavobacterium sp. NG2:
- a CDS encoding acyl-CoA dehydrogenase family protein: MNFDYNETQSMIAQSIKDFAEINIRPFIMEWDEAQTFPVPLFRKLGEMGFMGILVPENLGGSGLGYHEYITIVEEISKVDPSIGLSVAAHNSLCTNHILTFGNEEQKKKWIPKLASGEHIGAWGLTEHNTGSDAGGMNTTAKKDGDYWIINGAKNFITHAISGDIAVVIVRTGEKGDSHGMTAFVFEKGTAGFTSGKKENKLGMRASETAELIFDNCRIPDANRLGEVGDGFIQAMKILDGGRISIGALSLGIAKGAYEAALKYSKERHQFGKPISSFQGISFKLADMATEIEASELLLHKAAFLKQQHKPVTTLGAMAKMYSSEVCCKVANEAIQIHGGYGYTKDFPVEKFYRDAKLCTIGEGTTEIQKVVIARNLLKD; the protein is encoded by the coding sequence CATTTATCATGGAATGGGATGAAGCTCAGACTTTTCCAGTTCCTTTATTTAGGAAGTTAGGAGAGATGGGATTTATGGGGATTTTAGTTCCTGAAAATTTAGGCGGTTCTGGTTTAGGGTATCACGAATACATCACGATTGTTGAAGAAATATCAAAGGTAGACCCTTCTATTGGTTTGTCTGTAGCAGCTCATAATTCATTATGCACCAATCACATTTTGACCTTTGGAAATGAAGAACAAAAGAAAAAATGGATTCCAAAACTAGCTAGCGGTGAACATATTGGTGCTTGGGGATTAACAGAACACAATACAGGTTCTGATGCGGGAGGAATGAATACTACAGCCAAAAAAGATGGTGATTATTGGATTATAAACGGCGCTAAAAATTTCATTACACATGCTATCTCTGGTGACATTGCAGTGGTAATTGTAAGAACAGGAGAAAAAGGTGATTCTCACGGAATGACAGCTTTTGTTTTTGAGAAAGGAACAGCTGGGTTTACATCTGGAAAAAAAGAAAACAAATTAGGAATGCGAGCTAGTGAAACGGCCGAATTAATTTTTGACAACTGTCGTATTCCAGATGCCAATAGATTAGGGGAAGTAGGAGACGGATTTATCCAAGCCATGAAAATTTTAGATGGTGGACGTATTTCTATTGGTGCATTGTCATTAGGAATTGCTAAGGGAGCTTACGAGGCCGCTTTAAAGTATTCTAAAGAAAGACATCAATTTGGAAAGCCTATCAGTAGCTTTCAAGGTATTTCATTCAAACTAGCCGATATGGCTACGGAAATTGAAGCTTCGGAACTGTTATTACACAAAGCTGCCTTTTTAAAACAACAACACAAACCTGTTACAACTTTGGGAGCAATGGCAAAGATGTACTCCTCTGAAGTTTGTTGTAAAGTAGCTAACGAAGCGATACAAATTCACGGTGGTTATGGCTATACTAAAGATTTTCCTGTAGAGAAATTTTATCGTGATGCTAAGCTATGCACCATAGGAGAAGGAACTACTGAAATTCAAAAAGTAGTAATAGCTCGAAATTTATTAAAAGACTAA
- the hemL gene encoding glutamate-1-semialdehyde 2,1-aminomutase — translation MLYQRSSQLFAEAEQVIPGGVNSPVRAFKAVGGTPIFVKSAKGAYLYDEDGNTLIDYINSWGPMILGHAFEPVVQAVIEKAKLGTSFGMPTELETQIAALAVSMVPNIDKIRFVNSGTEACMSAIRLARGFTKRDKIIKFAGCYHGHSDSFLIQAGSGAVTFGSPNSPGVTEGTAKDTLLATYNDLENVKTVIEANKNEIAAIIIEPVAGNMGCIPPVAGFMEGLRSLCTENGILLIFDEVMTGFRLARGGAQELLNIDADIVCFGKVIGGGLPVGAFAARNEIMNYLAPLGPVYQAGTLSGNPLAMAAGLTMLQTLNNDQAIFQRLADKTAYLAAGIDKVLKANNVVFTINTVGSMISVHFDADPVVDFKSASKGDNPTFKKFFHGLLQEGIYIAPSAYETWFITDALTYEDLDVTIQAIDKVSKTF, via the coding sequence ATGTTATATCAAAGAAGTAGTCAGCTTTTTGCTGAAGCAGAACAAGTAATTCCAGGAGGAGTAAATTCGCCAGTACGTGCTTTTAAAGCGGTAGGAGGAACGCCAATTTTTGTAAAAAGTGCCAAAGGTGCTTATTTGTATGACGAAGACGGAAATACATTAATTGATTATATCAACTCTTGGGGACCAATGATTTTGGGTCATGCTTTTGAACCTGTGGTGCAAGCAGTGATTGAAAAGGCAAAATTGGGAACCTCTTTTGGGATGCCAACAGAATTAGAAACTCAAATTGCAGCATTAGCAGTTTCAATGGTGCCTAATATTGATAAAATACGTTTTGTGAATTCAGGAACCGAAGCTTGTATGAGTGCGATTCGTTTGGCTCGAGGTTTTACCAAAAGAGATAAAATCATCAAATTTGCAGGTTGCTACCACGGACATTCCGATTCGTTCTTGATTCAAGCCGGTAGTGGAGCGGTTACTTTTGGTTCACCTAATAGCCCGGGGGTTACAGAGGGAACAGCAAAGGATACATTACTAGCAACGTACAATGATTTAGAAAATGTAAAAACAGTAATTGAAGCAAATAAAAACGAAATTGCCGCTATCATTATTGAGCCAGTAGCAGGGAACATGGGATGTATTCCTCCTGTGGCAGGTTTTATGGAAGGATTAAGAAGCTTGTGTACTGAAAACGGAATCTTATTGATTTTTGATGAGGTCATGACTGGCTTTAGATTGGCCAGAGGTGGTGCACAGGAATTATTGAATATCGATGCGGATATCGTTTGTTTTGGAAAAGTGATTGGTGGCGGATTGCCAGTAGGTGCTTTTGCTGCTCGTAATGAGATTATGAATTATCTAGCGCCACTAGGGCCTGTATATCAGGCGGGAACCTTGTCTGGGAATCCATTAGCAATGGCAGCTGGTTTAACAATGTTGCAAACATTAAATAATGATCAAGCAATTTTTCAAAGGTTAGCAGATAAAACGGCTTATTTGGCTGCAGGAATCGATAAAGTATTAAAAGCGAATAATGTGGTTTTTACAATCAACACAGTTGGCTCAATGATTTCCGTGCATTTTGATGCAGATCCAGTAGTTGATTTTAAATCAGCTTCAAAAGGTGATAATCCTACTTTCAAGAAATTCTTTCACGGTTTGTTACAAGAAGGGATTTATATCGCACCTTCTGCTTATGAAACTTGGTTTATCACAGATGCTTTGACTTATGAAGATTTAGATGTTACTATTCAAGCTATTGATAAAGTTTCAAAGACTTTTTAA
- the glp gene encoding gephyrin-like molybdotransferase Glp has protein sequence MVSVQEAFSILKNNVPALKVVEMSLTSARKHILAEDLYAPMSMPPFRQSAMDGFALGLHDSLEYEIIGEIKAGDVHQVNLLPGQAVKIFTGAPVPDSAQAVMQIEKVTQEGRVLKLVEAPKLNMNIRPIGEQNSKGDLALQKGTQLNAACIGFLAGLGFTRVNVYQKPTVGIIVTGNELVRPGLPLTYGKIYESNSIMLQTALQDDSYNIIKTYEVNDDFENTKMILEQALTENEVILVSGGISVGDYDFVAQALEYLGVETLFYKVKQKPGKPLFAGKLKDKRVFALPGNPAASLTCFYVYVLPTLQMMSGLARDYGQTETKKLAHDFSVSNARNQFLKAQIIGEEVTILTHQNSSMLNTFSVSNGLVYVEDGGYELSKGDSVAVYVVG, from the coding sequence ATGGTTAGTGTTCAAGAAGCTTTTTCGATACTCAAAAATAATGTGCCTGCTCTTAAGGTTGTAGAAATGTCTTTGACTTCAGCCAGGAAACACATTCTTGCCGAAGATTTGTATGCACCTATGAGTATGCCGCCTTTTCGACAATCAGCTATGGATGGTTTTGCTTTGGGATTACATGATAGTTTAGAGTATGAAATTATTGGTGAAATTAAAGCCGGAGATGTGCATCAAGTTAATTTATTGCCGGGGCAGGCGGTTAAAATTTTTACAGGTGCGCCAGTTCCTGATTCAGCTCAAGCGGTTATGCAAATTGAAAAAGTAACCCAAGAGGGAAGGGTCTTAAAGTTGGTTGAGGCTCCTAAATTAAATATGAACATTCGTCCTATTGGAGAACAAAACAGCAAAGGGGATTTGGCTCTACAAAAAGGAACCCAACTTAATGCAGCTTGTATTGGTTTTTTGGCAGGTTTAGGTTTTACTAGGGTAAATGTCTATCAAAAACCAACTGTTGGTATTATAGTCACGGGAAATGAATTAGTACGACCTGGATTGCCATTGACCTACGGGAAAATTTATGAGAGTAATTCGATCATGTTACAAACAGCTTTGCAGGATGATTCTTATAATATTATCAAAACCTACGAAGTCAACGATGATTTTGAAAACACGAAAATGATACTAGAACAGGCACTTACCGAAAATGAAGTCATCTTGGTTTCAGGGGGTATTTCAGTGGGAGATTATGACTTTGTCGCTCAAGCGTTGGAGTATTTAGGTGTTGAAACGCTTTTTTATAAAGTAAAACAAAAACCAGGAAAACCTCTTTTTGCTGGTAAATTAAAGGATAAAAGAGTGTTTGCTTTACCAGGTAATCCTGCGGCTTCTTTGACTTGCTTTTATGTGTATGTTTTGCCAACGTTACAAATGATGTCCGGTCTAGCAAGAGATTATGGTCAAACGGAAACTAAAAAATTAGCACATGATTTTAGTGTGAGCAATGCTAGAAATCAATTTTTAAAAGCTCAAATAATAGGGGAAGAAGTAACGATATTAACGCATCAAAATTCTTCGATGCTAAATACTTTTTCCGTTTCGAATGGACTGGTTTATGTGGAAGATGGAGGCTACGAGCTATCAAAAGGCGATAGCGTTGCAGTTTATGTAGTTGGATAA